The DNA sequence GATCCTGGAAATCACCCGGAGGCTACGGCAGGAGTCGAATATCAAGGGCAGGCAGCCTGTAACAGAGGTACTGGTTTATGCTAAAACCTCAATCAGGGGTGAGGTAATGAATGCCATAGACCAGGAGATCAATGCAAGAACCGTGAAATTCATAACCAATGAAGATCGACCAGTCAGGCATAAGGCGAGATTGGTATTCGCCAAAGCAGCACCTGTTCTTAAAAACAGAATAAACGACCTCAAGAAATACGTCGAGGAAACGGATAATGACAGCATCTACACCGAACTCATGAATAAGGGTAGCATAAACGTTGAAGGGATGGAAGTGCAGAAGGACTTCATGGAATTTGATGAGATCCCAATCGATCCATATGCCCATGGAGCGGACGGAATACGTGGAATTGAAGTATTCCTTAACAGGAGCATAGATGAAGAGCTTATCATAGAAGGATCTGCCAGGGAACTTATAAGGAGAATCCAGGTCATGCGTAAGGACATGAAACTGCAGTACTCCGACAGGATTATGACGCAAATAGATGCCGGGGGGAGGTTCAGGAACGCCGTTCAGAAGAGACGAGACAGTATAATGTCTGAAACCCTGAGCGATGATATTGCAATTTGTGAAATAGATGGCGGCACTGAGTGGGAAATCGATGGGGTAAGCGTCAGGATTTCCATATCGAGAGCTTAATTTACAAAATATATGTTAGGCGATTCAGTCTCTATTTAACATAATTTTCATAGAAACATTTGTTTATATTCATCAATAAGCCCAATGTTGAAGATAGCCAAATTGTAAAAGCAAGCTGGGAAATTGACCACTTCAAATCTGTAAATGACACGGTAGCTATTCCGCATAGACAAACCAATCTACCGTTTGGTTTAATGTATCATTTCCCGGAGTCTGTGAGTAAAATTGATATTTTCAGATCATCCCTGAGCAGGATTCCTGTCCTCTCGAGTTCTACACAAATCGGGTTTCTCTTTGCACGCATTTTTTTGAACTCATTCACGGTCAGCGGGATTATCTCAAAACCCGGCGGAAAATCCATGCTTTTCAACCTGCTTAACAAATTGCCCTCAAAGTTTGAAATGACAACGACATCTATATCACTCCATAGGTTGAAATCGCCTCTGGAATAAGATCCAATAAGGAATACACTTGCATCCTCTGTCAGCGATTTTGCAAATTCCCTCGCCTTGTCTATGGCAAGGTTCCGCTGGCTTACTCTTTTCTCAATGACATCCATTTCTTCCTCACTGCTTCGAGAATCTTTTTTGCGATGTCTATTGAATCAGATGAATCGTTA is a window from the Thermoplasmatales archaeon genome containing:
- a CDS encoding Nucleotidyltransferase domain protein, encoding MDVIEKRVSQRNLAIDKAREFAKSLTEDASVFLIGSYSRGDFNLWSDIDVVVISNFEGNLLSRLKSMDFPPGFEIIPLTVNEFKKMRAKRNPICVELERTGILLRDDLKISILLTDSGK